In a genomic window of Oreochromis aureus strain Israel breed Guangdong linkage group 13, ZZ_aureus, whole genome shotgun sequence:
- the zfp36l2 gene encoding mRNA decay activator protein ZFP36L2 isoform X2 — MKEAVRQQVWGKEMSATVLSAFYDMDMLYKQDKSMNMNALHINSMLDKKAVGAPVGAPGSGGAFTPGFYRRNSTSNVEAMNNGNKFSIGTYGSLKENTPSSNSSATALINKENKFRDRAYSENGERGVLQQKPGSQINSTRYKTELCRPFEENGSCKYGEKCQFAHGYHELRSLSRHPKYKTEPCRTFHTIGFCPYGPRCHFIHNADERRPAPPANANVQTVEPRSARELCGYGQREVLPPQQQLGYTQRDRPKLHHSLSFSGFSTHHGLESPLLDSPTSRTPPPPTSASSCTSAHSYYNDDVLSPNSMPCINSAFSFPGQDLKALLAPLTVHTSSSYANNHSAGAYYGNVQSSVCPPSPPTYNMSHLQALRRLNESPVFDPPPSPPDSLSDRESYASGSLSSSGSLSGSESPSLDAGRRLPIFSRLSISDD, encoded by the exons ATGAAAGAGGCAGTGCGGCAGCAAGTTTGGGGAAAAGAGATGTCAGCGACCGTCTTGTCAGCTTTCTACGACATGGACATGCtttataag CAAGATAAAAGCATGAACATGAACGCCCTCCACATCAACAGCATGCTGGACAAGAAGGCGGTGGGAGCTCCGGTTGGCGCTCCCGGCTCCGGCGGCGCCTTCACGCCGGGATTTTACCGCAGAAACTCGACCAGCAACGTGGAGGCGATGAACAACGGCAACAAGTTCTCCATAGGCACCTACGGCAGCCTCAAGGAGAACACGCCGAGCAGCAACAGCAGCGCCACGGCCCTCATTAACAAGGAGAACAAGTTCCGCGACCGCGCTTACAGCGAGAATGGAGAGCGCGGCGTGCTGCAGCAGAAGCCCGGCTCACAGATCAACTCCACCCGCTACAAGACCGAGCTGTGTCGGCCCTTCGAGGAGAACGGCTCCTGCAAGTACGGCGAAAAATGTCAGTTCGCTCACGGCTACCACGAGCTGAGGAGCTTGTCCCGCCACCCTAAATACAAAACTGAGCCGTGCCGCACCTTCCACACCATCGGCTTCTGCCCGTACGGTCCCCGCTGTCACTTTATCCACAACGCCGACGAGCGCCGGCCCGCTCCGCCCGCCAACGCTAACGTGCAGACGGTGGAGCCCAGGTCGGCTCGCGAGCTCTGCGGCTACGGCCAGAGAGAGGTCCTGCCGCCGCAGCAGCAGCTCGGCTACACCCAGAGGGACAGACCAAAGCTTCACCACAGTCTCAGCTTCTCCGGCTTCTCCACCCACCACGGACTGGAGTCTCCCTTGCTCGACAGCCCGACGTCCCGGACCCCTCCGCCTCCCACTTCAGCCTCCTCCTGCACCTCCGCCCACAGCTACTACAACGACGATGTTCTGTCCCCGAACTCCATGCCGTGCATCAACAGTGCCTTCTCTTTCCCCGGACAGGACCTAAAAGCCTTACTGGCCCCGCTGACTGTGCACACCAGCAGCAGCTACGCCAACAACCACTCCGCCGGTGCCTACTACGGGAACGTGCAGAGCAGCGTGTGCCCGCCTTCCCCCCCGACCTACAACATGAGCCACTTGCAGGCGCTGCGCCGCCTCAACGAGTCGCCGGTGTTCGATCCTCCTCCCAGCCCGCCAGACTCGCTCTCTGACCGGGAGAGCTATGCGAGCGGGTCCCTCAGCTCTTCGGGGAGCCTCAGCGGCTCCGAGTCCCCGAGTCTGGACGCTGGAAGACGTTTGCCAATCTTCAGCAGGCTGTCGATTTCAGATGACTAa
- the zfp36l2 gene encoding mRNA decay activator protein ZFP36L2 isoform X1, whose protein sequence is MKEAVRQQVWGKEMSATVLSAFYDMDMLYKQQDKSMNMNALHINSMLDKKAVGAPVGAPGSGGAFTPGFYRRNSTSNVEAMNNGNKFSIGTYGSLKENTPSSNSSATALINKENKFRDRAYSENGERGVLQQKPGSQINSTRYKTELCRPFEENGSCKYGEKCQFAHGYHELRSLSRHPKYKTEPCRTFHTIGFCPYGPRCHFIHNADERRPAPPANANVQTVEPRSARELCGYGQREVLPPQQQLGYTQRDRPKLHHSLSFSGFSTHHGLESPLLDSPTSRTPPPPTSASSCTSAHSYYNDDVLSPNSMPCINSAFSFPGQDLKALLAPLTVHTSSSYANNHSAGAYYGNVQSSVCPPSPPTYNMSHLQALRRLNESPVFDPPPSPPDSLSDRESYASGSLSSSGSLSGSESPSLDAGRRLPIFSRLSISDD, encoded by the exons ATGAAAGAGGCAGTGCGGCAGCAAGTTTGGGGAAAAGAGATGTCAGCGACCGTCTTGTCAGCTTTCTACGACATGGACATGCtttataag CAGCAAGATAAAAGCATGAACATGAACGCCCTCCACATCAACAGCATGCTGGACAAGAAGGCGGTGGGAGCTCCGGTTGGCGCTCCCGGCTCCGGCGGCGCCTTCACGCCGGGATTTTACCGCAGAAACTCGACCAGCAACGTGGAGGCGATGAACAACGGCAACAAGTTCTCCATAGGCACCTACGGCAGCCTCAAGGAGAACACGCCGAGCAGCAACAGCAGCGCCACGGCCCTCATTAACAAGGAGAACAAGTTCCGCGACCGCGCTTACAGCGAGAATGGAGAGCGCGGCGTGCTGCAGCAGAAGCCCGGCTCACAGATCAACTCCACCCGCTACAAGACCGAGCTGTGTCGGCCCTTCGAGGAGAACGGCTCCTGCAAGTACGGCGAAAAATGTCAGTTCGCTCACGGCTACCACGAGCTGAGGAGCTTGTCCCGCCACCCTAAATACAAAACTGAGCCGTGCCGCACCTTCCACACCATCGGCTTCTGCCCGTACGGTCCCCGCTGTCACTTTATCCACAACGCCGACGAGCGCCGGCCCGCTCCGCCCGCCAACGCTAACGTGCAGACGGTGGAGCCCAGGTCGGCTCGCGAGCTCTGCGGCTACGGCCAGAGAGAGGTCCTGCCGCCGCAGCAGCAGCTCGGCTACACCCAGAGGGACAGACCAAAGCTTCACCACAGTCTCAGCTTCTCCGGCTTCTCCACCCACCACGGACTGGAGTCTCCCTTGCTCGACAGCCCGACGTCCCGGACCCCTCCGCCTCCCACTTCAGCCTCCTCCTGCACCTCCGCCCACAGCTACTACAACGACGATGTTCTGTCCCCGAACTCCATGCCGTGCATCAACAGTGCCTTCTCTTTCCCCGGACAGGACCTAAAAGCCTTACTGGCCCCGCTGACTGTGCACACCAGCAGCAGCTACGCCAACAACCACTCCGCCGGTGCCTACTACGGGAACGTGCAGAGCAGCGTGTGCCCGCCTTCCCCCCCGACCTACAACATGAGCCACTTGCAGGCGCTGCGCCGCCTCAACGAGTCGCCGGTGTTCGATCCTCCTCCCAGCCCGCCAGACTCGCTCTCTGACCGGGAGAGCTATGCGAGCGGGTCCCTCAGCTCTTCGGGGAGCCTCAGCGGCTCCGAGTCCCCGAGTCTGGACGCTGGAAGACGTTTGCCAATCTTCAGCAGGCTGTCGATTTCAGATGACTAa